The Vibrio sp. SNU_ST1 genome has a segment encoding these proteins:
- the ispE gene encoding 4-(cytidine 5'-diphospho)-2-C-methyl-D-erythritol kinase, translating into MITTPTHWPSPAKLNLFLYITGQRDNGYHELQTLFQFVDFGDELTVTANRETSSITITPKIPGVATEDNLIWKAATALQQYTSTTFGADIELKKVLPMGGGIGGGSSNAATVLVALNHLWQLNLSDNQLAEIGLKLGADVPVFVKGHAAFAEGVGEQLQPANPDEKWYLVVKPQVSIATVDIFTHSELTRNTPKRALSTLLEQEYVNDCEKIVRMLYPEVDKQLSWLLQYAPSRLTGTGSCVFAEFSSKKEAELVLEQLPDTVSAFVAKGRNISPLKETLAEYQSAHPQSI; encoded by the coding sequence ATGATAACAACGCCAACGCACTGGCCTTCGCCAGCTAAGCTGAATTTATTTCTCTATATCACTGGCCAACGCGACAATGGCTATCACGAACTTCAGACCCTATTTCAGTTTGTCGACTTTGGCGATGAACTTACGGTTACCGCAAACCGAGAAACAAGCTCGATAACAATCACACCTAAAATTCCAGGTGTTGCGACAGAAGATAACCTGATTTGGAAAGCCGCAACTGCCCTCCAACAATACACATCGACGACTTTCGGTGCGGATATTGAGCTAAAGAAAGTGCTTCCTATGGGAGGTGGTATTGGTGGAGGTTCTTCAAATGCTGCGACCGTGTTAGTCGCTCTCAACCATTTATGGCAACTCAACCTTTCTGATAATCAGCTAGCAGAGATCGGTTTGAAGCTTGGTGCAGACGTTCCGGTCTTCGTTAAAGGCCATGCTGCCTTTGCTGAAGGGGTTGGAGAACAACTGCAACCCGCCAATCCGGATGAAAAATGGTATCTCGTTGTTAAACCTCAAGTGAGCATAGCAACTGTAGACATATTCACACATTCAGAATTAACTCGAAATACGCCGAAGCGAGCACTATCAACGCTTCTAGAGCAAGAATACGTAAACGATTGCGAAAAAATTGTGCGAATGCTGTACCCAGAGGTTGATAAGCAACTTTCATGGCTGCTACAATACGCGCCGTCGAGATTGACTGGTACAGGTTCGTGCGTTTTTGCTGAATTTAGCAGCAAAAAAGAAGCCGAACTGGTGCTAGAGCAACTACCTGACACAGTTTCCGCGTTTGTCGCGAAAGGACGAAACATTTCGCCTTTGAAAGAAACTTTGGCTGAATACCAATCAGCCCACCCACAATCTATTTAA
- a CDS encoding ribose-phosphate pyrophosphokinase, which translates to MPDMKLFAGNATPELAQRIADRLYISLGDATVDRFSDGEVAVQINENVRGSDVFLIQSTCAPTNDNLMELVVMIDAMRRASAGRITAVIPYFGYARQDRRVRSARVPITAKVVADFLSNVGVDRVLTIDLHAEQIQGFFDVPVDNIFGTPVLLEDMANRGLENPVVVSPDLGGVVRARATAKALGDVDIAIVDKRRPRANVSEVMNLIGDVEGRDCVIVDDMIDTGGTLCKAAEALKERGAKRVFAYATHAVFSGTAAENIRNSVLDQVIVTDSIKLSPEMAATGKVTELSLSRMLAEAIRRISNEESISAMFN; encoded by the coding sequence GTGCCTGATATGAAGCTATTTGCTGGTAACGCAACACCTGAACTAGCCCAACGTATTGCTGATCGTCTATACATCTCTCTTGGCGATGCTACTGTAGACCGTTTTTCTGATGGCGAAGTCGCTGTTCAAATCAATGAAAACGTTCGTGGTAGCGATGTATTCCTGATTCAATCAACTTGTGCACCAACCAATGACAACCTTATGGAATTGGTGGTAATGATTGACGCAATGCGCCGTGCTTCTGCTGGCCGTATTACTGCTGTAATCCCTTACTTCGGTTATGCCCGTCAAGATCGTCGTGTACGTTCTGCTCGTGTGCCTATTACTGCAAAAGTTGTTGCAGATTTCCTTTCTAACGTTGGCGTTGACCGCGTTCTTACTATCGACCTACACGCGGAGCAAATCCAAGGCTTCTTCGATGTACCTGTTGATAACATTTTCGGCACTCCAGTTCTTCTAGAGGACATGGCTAACCGTGGCCTAGAAAACCCAGTAGTGGTTTCTCCAGACCTTGGTGGTGTTGTACGTGCTCGTGCTACAGCTAAAGCACTAGGTGATGTTGACATCGCTATCGTTGATAAGCGTCGTCCACGTGCTAACGTTTCTGAAGTAATGAACCTAATCGGTGATGTTGAAGGTCGTGACTGTGTTATCGTTGATGACATGATCGATACTGGTGGCACACTGTGTAAAGCAGCTGAAGCGCTTAAAGAGCGCGGTGCTAAGCGTGTATTCGCTTACGCAACTCACGCTGTATTCTCTGGTACTGCTGCAGAAAACATCCGCAATTCAGTTCTAGACCAAGTTATTGTTACCGATTCAATCAAGCTTTCTCCAGAAATGGCCGCGACAGGTAAAGTGACTGAGCTAAGCCTTTCTCGCATGCTTGCTGAAGCGATTCGTCGTATCAGCAACGAAGAGTCTATCTCTGCGATGTTCAACTAA
- the lolB gene encoding lipoprotein insertase outer membrane protein LolB produces the protein MSKLRKITSLIFLTIIMVGCSSIPEQPTSVEWQSHQNRLLQIENYQASGKLAYISPEQRQSLNFIWKHSPNQSQLRLTTFLGQTALNLTIDSSGAKVVTYDDQVFTHASASVLVEQLTGLQIPIVHLPQWFLGIPDQADSYQLNSTNTLESLSKQVSSQLWTLNFANYRNTDMPSTLLSGEDNRNSSEDSTNVETIPLPTRLSFKQDENKINIVVSKWTLKK, from the coding sequence ATGAGCAAGCTTCGAAAAATCACGTCTCTTATTTTTTTGACCATCATTATGGTAGGTTGCTCGTCTATACCAGAACAACCGACCAGCGTTGAGTGGCAAAGTCACCAAAACCGGCTTTTACAGATAGAAAACTATCAAGCTTCAGGCAAGCTCGCTTACATTTCTCCAGAGCAACGCCAAAGCCTAAACTTCATATGGAAGCACTCCCCAAATCAAAGCCAATTAAGACTGACCACTTTCCTTGGTCAAACCGCCTTGAACCTTACAATTGACAGCTCGGGTGCCAAAGTAGTCACTTACGATGATCAAGTATTCACCCATGCAAGTGCATCTGTATTAGTAGAGCAACTTACTGGATTGCAGATCCCCATTGTTCACCTACCACAATGGTTCCTTGGCATTCCCGACCAAGCAGACAGCTACCAACTCAACAGCACTAACACGCTTGAATCTCTGTCTAAACAAGTCAGCAGTCAATTGTGGACCCTGAATTTTGCTAACTATCGCAATACAGATATGCCGAGTACACTATTATCTGGTGAAGACAACAGGAACTCTAGTGAAGACAGCACGAACGTAGAGACAATTCCCCTCCCTACTCGATTGTCATTCAAGCAAGACGAGAACAAAATCAACATTGTAGTTTCGAAGTGGACACTGAAAAAATGA
- the pth gene encoding aminoacyl-tRNA hydrolase, which yields MSQQIKLLVGLANPGPEYAKTRHNAGAWVVEELARVHNVTLKNEPKFFGLTGRIMVHGEDLRLLIPTTFMNLSGKAVAALAKFYQIKPEEIMVAHDELDLPPGIGKFKKGGGHGGHNGLKDIISKQGNNKEFYRLRLGIGHPGHKDKVAGYVLGKAPAKEQECIEAVVDESVRSLDILLKDGLPKAQNRLHTFKAE from the coding sequence TTGAGCCAACAAATAAAACTTCTCGTTGGACTGGCTAATCCAGGTCCAGAATACGCCAAAACTCGCCACAATGCGGGTGCTTGGGTAGTTGAAGAATTAGCACGTGTACACAACGTGACACTGAAGAACGAACCAAAGTTCTTTGGCCTAACGGGTCGTATCATGGTTCATGGTGAAGATCTTCGTTTGCTGATCCCAACGACTTTTATGAACTTGTCAGGCAAAGCTGTTGCTGCCTTAGCAAAGTTCTACCAAATTAAACCCGAAGAGATCATGGTCGCTCACGATGAGTTAGATCTTCCTCCAGGTATTGGAAAGTTTAAAAAAGGTGGTGGTCATGGTGGACATAATGGTCTAAAAGACATCATCAGTAAGCAGGGTAACAATAAAGAATTCTATCGTCTTAGATTAGGCATTGGCCATCCAGGACACAAAGATAAAGTTGCAGGTTATGTATTAGGCAAAGCTCCTGCGAAAGAGCAAGAGTGTATCGAGGCTGTCGTTGACGAATCGGTTCGTAGCCTAGACATCTTATTAAAAGATGGCCTACCAAAAGCACAAAATCGCTTACATACGTTCAAAGCAGAAT
- the hemA gene encoding glutamyl-tRNA reductase: MSLLAVGINHNTASVELREKVAFGPDKLSEALKQLNANAHVNGSVILSTCNRTEVYCDVKGVAKNKLIDWLSVFHQVSPEELKPSIYIHEEQAAIKHLMRVACGLDSLVLGEPQILGQVKQAYTDSRDNKSVDASMEKLFQKSFSVAKRVRTETEIGGSAVSVAYAACTLAKHIFESIAESTVLLVGAGETIELVAKHLSANGCTKMIVANRTRERALGLAEEFGAEVISLNEIPDHLHRADIVISSTASPLPIIGKGMVETALKTRKHQPMLLVDIAVPRDVESQVGDLNDAYLYSVDDLQSIVDGNIEQRKVEAIQAEAIVSEESAAFMSWMRSLQAVDSIRDYRKSANEIREELLSKSLQSLAAGGDPEKVLLELSNKLTNKLIHAPTRALQSAAEQGEPAKLTVIRQSLGLENPQ; the protein is encoded by the coding sequence ATGTCTTTGCTTGCCGTAGGTATCAATCACAATACAGCGTCGGTTGAATTGCGAGAAAAAGTCGCTTTTGGTCCAGATAAATTATCTGAGGCACTTAAGCAACTTAACGCAAATGCACACGTAAATGGAAGTGTCATACTTTCTACCTGTAATCGAACTGAAGTGTATTGTGACGTCAAAGGCGTGGCAAAAAACAAGTTGATCGATTGGCTGTCTGTATTTCATCAAGTTAGCCCTGAAGAATTAAAACCGAGTATCTACATCCATGAAGAACAAGCTGCGATTAAGCACTTAATGCGCGTTGCCTGTGGTTTGGACTCTCTGGTGTTGGGTGAACCACAGATTTTAGGTCAGGTGAAGCAAGCTTATACAGACTCTCGAGATAACAAATCTGTTGATGCTTCAATGGAAAAACTGTTTCAGAAATCATTTTCTGTCGCTAAGCGTGTTCGAACTGAAACCGAAATTGGTGGCAGTGCGGTTTCAGTTGCTTACGCAGCTTGCACATTAGCCAAACACATCTTTGAGTCGATTGCTGAATCAACGGTGTTATTGGTAGGTGCGGGTGAGACGATTGAATTGGTGGCAAAACACCTTTCAGCGAATGGTTGCACCAAGATGATTGTGGCCAACCGAACTCGTGAGCGTGCTTTAGGGCTAGCTGAAGAGTTTGGTGCTGAAGTGATTAGCCTCAATGAAATCCCCGATCACCTGCATCGAGCGGATATCGTGATCAGCTCAACCGCTAGTCCACTGCCTATTATCGGGAAGGGCATGGTTGAGACCGCACTTAAGACAAGAAAACATCAACCGATGTTGTTGGTTGATATTGCAGTTCCCCGAGACGTTGAGTCTCAGGTAGGCGATCTAAATGATGCTTACCTATATTCCGTTGATGATCTGCAGTCGATTGTTGATGGCAACATTGAACAACGTAAAGTGGAAGCTATCCAAGCGGAAGCTATCGTTAGTGAAGAAAGTGCGGCATTCATGAGTTGGATGCGTTCACTGCAAGCGGTAGACAGTATTCGTGACTATCGCAAATCGGCCAATGAAATCCGAGAAGAATTATTAAGTAAGAGTTTACAATCACTTGCCGCTGGCGGTGACCCTGAAAAAGTTTTACTTGAGCTAAGTAACAAGCTCACAAACAAATTGATCCATGCTCCAACGCGTGCACTCCAAAGTGCAGCAGAGCAAGGAGAACCTGCAAAATTAACGGTCATTAGACAGAGTTTGGGCTTAGAAAACCCTCAATAA